GTAATCATGGCTGAATTACGTGCCCAGggaccctgacctccagggggcccccattcaTTTTATTATTCAtgctcactcagatatcatatctcttaaatgtaactaaatgtaatctaaaatgtaatctacgtaatcaccaaaacaaattatttatcatgagagggCCATAAGTAATGCTGCCTACTCCAAGAAAGGTTGAAATCTCACCTTTCTGATAAAAATAGTTAcaaattgctgaggtgtagtcacttttgaggacacaagctcaagtacacaaGTAAAAATATGATTCTTATTTTGtatgtatttcctattcaacaaaactgtatgaataacGCTTGAAATATAGTATAATGAAATTATAAAAATAATAACTTTTagatttcaccttccttataactgtaaaaatacatatttgtatgtcTAGTATTAGATCAAATATGCaggtctctcttgatcaaaacgTCTGCCCCCACCGCTGTGAACGTCACACAAGagagctctagcttggcttcctgaactcgcCTTTCATCTTACTATTGTCTGTCTAGGACAAACAAAAAGTGTTTATTGTTTAAAAACGATTAATCTTTTTAGATTATTGTGATAAAGTTGGTTATAAATCGATCTCTGAATGTGCTCGAGCAACGAAAGCACTCTATCCTGTTGGGCTACGATGTCAGGATTTTAAGGCATGTGCTTTGTCAGCGGCTGTGATGTACGGTTTAGacaggagttgatggacagtcggaagagcgaatgaaatggtaggagggacgtcccagcttcaagtggtgtcagatttcacacCTTAAACAAAGATTATGGATAAACTGACAAGACACATGTCTCGCTGTCCACAAAGCGGTATGGTGTGCTGTCTAGATCTCGCCTAttctttctttggattggtggatacatctaaTTATTGTAATATCTTTTGTAAAttcgatgagggttgttgacgtcaactgcctgtattcaatggagacaGACGCTACACTACTGGCCTCATGCAATAAATATGCGTAGCCATCTCGAGACAACACccatataaagtgttttttctcaaaattgccgggatgtcacgtgcCCTACTTATATCAATACACTCGTAACAATTTAGCCATTAGGAAACTATTATTGGATGAAATAAACCTACCATAGCAAATAAGCCATACATTTTTTGGCCTTACCAAATTCAACACTCTCTCATTGACTTCCATACAAAAACTCTTTGCTTGGTGGGCGAAACAACGAAAAAACGCCACCTACTGAAATGAGACATCTTTCCGCCGAGTTGGGCATCTctattcctcttcctctctgtgctAAATCACACAGGCGGAAGAGATACACTAATGAGTCGTTATGAACCCGCGTTACCGCTCGATTCAAGCCATTGCGATCTACGGTGTCCACAGGTCGATTGTATAAGCAGAAAATGTCGGTCGGAACCGGTACCAGAACCACGCAGGTCCTCTATACGTGTGACTTTACATctttaacatggcataagtcatggcaaaatgtatccaattgcaggaaattagcattCAAACTGCACCGCCCATAacgaaatgtgtagaattgcaggacattgCAATACAAAGTTCTGTAAAGCAAACATATTTGTTTGcgttttgttaataaataaataaatattctaaCAGATCCCTCTGTACATATTGAAGTTTTTCATCTCGGTGCTGAGTTAATGTGTAGTGGCAAATTGTAGAACTAATAGGCTACGTGTTTTGTTGATCAACTGAGGTAAATGAAGCTACAGCAACCAATGTGATAATAGCTGGGTACGTTTTTGTCTGTATTTGCTCTcctccaaatagcattttagatttgttttatttgatagaAATGCAATATAAACTTACAAAAAatgtccctccaccccctctggaccTTACTAAAACTCAGACCCTGCTTATGGCCCTAACgggaatatatttttttgtgggtTGGATTTGTGTATTTATATATTAATGACTGGGGTGACTTTAGAGACATTCTAACCAATTATATACATTATGTCGTCCTATTTACAGCTTGATCAAAATGAAGGCACTACTCATTGCTGCTATTCTCTTGGTTGGACTGTTGGCAATGGGCAGCGAGGCCATTCCATCAAACCGCTGGTCCTGCTACAAGAAAGTCTTGAAGGACAGGGACTGTCGCAATGTTGGCATCTCCAACGGAGTTGCGACCATGCGACCCATCGATTCCCTGCAGAACCATTTCTGGGAGGGGAACAAATGCGACATGGTGTGCTACTGTAACTTCAGTGAGCTCCTCTGCTGCCCAAGGTACAGCAATATCATTCTCCGCCAGTAGGCGGCGCCCATGTTCAGCACACATATACAGTCTCTGTTAATACAGTTCTGGAACAGTGGATGGCTCTGTGGTGCTGTTATGTGCACTGGAGGCCGAATGGAGGCCGGCGGGCAATTATAGTTGGGAACGAATTGGATCCAGTCACAGGCTGCCCAGTGAACACTGCCTACATTGTGATTATCATAAGCCACCTATTAATACAGTCAGGCACGTGTGCCTGCTGCCTTGCAGTGAGCTGTGATGTGGAGTTGACTTTTGTTTCACTGGTCAGTTAAAAGGTCATTCGTGCTGTTTTTACGTCGTGGCCTTTGCTCATGTAATGCAAATACGCTATGGCTAGGCCTATGCATTTTGGCTGTTTTTAGTCAGCTGTTGACTACAGAGAAGTGTTTTTCCTATAAAGAGGCACTATATGCCTGGAAATCAAACAGATACACGGAGCTTATCAGTTTGCAATCACAGTTTATCAGTTTAtcaattgaaaataatgccattctTGACTAGATGCTTCCTTCATTAACTAGGCCATTCTCTCCTGAACCACATGGTCCATCCACTAGAAAGTCATGGACAGTTTACCATAGTCTTGGATTCCAGGCTAATAGGGCAAAATACTAAacacatgtttttattttttatgttgttCCAGGGATGTCTTCTTTGGACCCAAAATCTCCTTTATAATTCCATGCAAAaccatctgagccatcagtcGATTGAATGGACAGCGAACACGGACGGTGCAATCTTCTGAATTGAAACAAGAGTAAAGAGTTAATGGAGCCAGGGGGGATGGGCCCATCCAATCCGGACTACAGAATTACATGCATTTCATTCTTCACTTGGAGACAGCTACAACAACGACAGGTTCAGAAGGCTGGAGCTAAAACAAAAGCACAAGCGTTGAAGCTGAAAAAAAGAGGCCCACCTTTCACAATACTTGGGCCtacaaataaaatgcattattttcAGTCTCAAATACAGCACCCAGTATATTTATTATCTGTGAAGACAATTCAATAAATGCAACCCGTGTCCCTCCTTTGCCAAGTCTACAGTTCAACACTTGTATATCTGATTTGGCAGACCCTTCATTTGGCCTTCACAATGATGTGACACACCCATTATTTACACCCAAACGTAAACAGGTCTCACTATTTGGCAATAATACAGTAATACCACGAGTGTGCCTTTATATTGAGTTGTTGCACATGCCAAAATATTATTCAATAGTTAATAGTATGCCATTCTTGAGAGACATTCCATTTTATATTCAAGGCTATTAAATTCCGTAAATGTCAGCAGGATCATAAAATGTGATGTTGTGATGAGCCTATGAAGCATGATTTTGCATGGCTGAAACAAGTAGGCTGTACAACTGTATTGTAAATGTCTTTGCAAAAGGATtatattattgtgtgtgttaCTAGGCctaactaactgtaagtcgctctggatcagagcgtctgctaaatgactaaaatgtaaataacagCACTACAGATCACCTAGACTGGTGTAGCTGTTTTAACAAGTTGTTCTACTGCTCCACGACATCTCCCTGTACTTATCCAATGATTTTATATCAATTACAACACTGTATGTGAGAATATTAATAAACAGATCGGTTTGAGTGTTATTTTGCCTGCAGGCCTTACTTGTTGTATTATGAAACCACCTGTGTGGCTCACGTTTCCTTTGTGAGCTTGTTATGTTTCAGTTTGTTGTTGATAGACTTGCTTTTGTCAGTCAGTTACAAAACATcactgattaatattgttgtaaTTAGAAGAGATTGTTCTACTGCtctatgtaaacaaactgaattAAGGTTCTTGAGTGGGTAAGATTTATTCACGGATTCACTGTTATTCTCAGTCACTGATAATAGATTCCAGTAACTGTAGAATAGGCCCACAGAGAAGGATGTCAAATCGCACAAATGCATCTcaccattatatatatatatatatattcacatttgtggcctgctggaggtcattttgcagggctctggcagtgcacctccttgcacaaaggcggaggtagcggtcctgctgctgggttgttgccctcctacggcctcctccacgtctcctgatgtactggcctgtctcctggtagcgcctccatgctctggacactacgctgacagacacagcaaacctttttgccacagctcgcattgatgtgccatcctggatgaactgcactacctgagccacttgtgtgggttgtagactccgtctcatgctaccactagagtgagagcaccgccagcattcaaaagtgaccaaaacatcagccaggaagcataggaactgagaagtggtctgtggtcaccacctgcagaatcactcctttttggggggtgtcttgctaattgcctataatttccagtgaaatttattgtcaatcagtgttgtttcctaagtggacagtttgatttcacagaagtgtgattgacttggagttacattgtgttgtttaagtgtttcctttatttttttgagcagtgtatatacactgctcaaaacaattaagggaacactaaaataacacatcctagatatgaatgaatgaaatattcttattaaatacttttttctttacatagttgaatgtgctgacaacaaaatcacacaaaaattatcaatggaaatcaaatttatcaacccatggaggtctggatttggagtcatactcaaaattaaagtggaaaaccacactacaggctgatccaactttgatgtaatgtccttaaaacaagtcaaaatgaggctcagtagtgtgtgtggcctccacgtgcctgtatgacctccctacaaggcctgggcatgctcctgatgaggtggcggatggtctcctgagggatctcctcccagacctggactaaagcatccgccaactcctggacagtctgtggtgcaacgtggcgttggtggatggagcgagacatgatgtcccagatgtgctcaattggattcaggtctggggaacgggctggccagtccatagcatcaatgccttcctcttgcaggaactgctgacacactacagccacatgaggtctagcattgtcttgcattaggaggaacccagggccaaccgcaccagcatatggtctcacaaggggtctgagaatctcatctcggtacctaatggcagtcaggctacctctggcgagcacatggagggctgtgcggccccacaaagaaatgccaccccacaccatgactgacccaccgccaaaccggtcatgctggaggatgttgcaggcagcagaacgttctccacggcgtctccagactctgtcacatctgtcacatgtgcgtgtgaacctgctttcatctgtgaagagcacagggtgccagtggcgaatctggcaaatgccaaacgtcctgcacggtgttgggctgtaagcacaacccccacctgtggacgtcgggccctcataccaccctcatggagtctgtttctgaccgtttgagcagacacatgcacatttgtggcctgctggaggtcattttgcagggctctggcagtgctccacctgctcctccttgcacaaaggcggaggtagcagacctgctgctgggttgttgccctcctacggcctcctccacgtctcctgatgtactggcctgtctcctggtagcgcctccatgctctggacactacgctgacagacacagcaaaccttcttgccacagctcgcattgatgtgccatcctggatgagctgcactacctgagccacttgtgtgggttgtagactccgtctcatgctaccactagagtgaaagcaccgccagcattcaaaagtgaccaaaacatcagccaggaagcataggaactgagaagtggtctgtggtcaccacctgcagaaccactcctttattgggggtgtcttgctaattgcctataatttccaccttttgtctattccatttgcataacagcatgtgaaatttattgtcaatcagtgttgcttcctaagtggacagtttgatttcacagaagtgtgattgacttggagttacattgtgttgtttaagtgttccctttatttttttgagcagtgtatatatatattttttttaatatatatttttacctttatttaactgggcaagtcaattaagaacaaattcttatttacagtgacggtctacactggccaaacccgggtGACACTGGTcctattgtgcgccgccctatggaactcccaattagaaccagggtgtctgtagtgatgccttaagcactgagatgctgtgccttagaccgctgcgccactcgggagcccaaagtaCTTCACTACTTCAGTCCTCAG
This genomic window from Salvelinus namaycush isolate Seneca chromosome 8, SaNama_1.0, whole genome shotgun sequence contains:
- the LOC120051996 gene encoding scrapie-responsive protein 1-like, with the protein product MKALLIAAILLVGLLAMGSEAIPSNRWSCYKKVLKDRDCRNVGISNGVATMRPIDSLQNHFWEGNKCDMVCYCNFSELLCCPRDVFFGPKISFIIPCKTI